One Acinetobacter pullicarnis genomic region harbors:
- a CDS encoding DUF423 domain-containing protein — protein sequence MWIAIAALNLTFAVILGAFGAHGLKSFATPEQLAWWHTATDYFFYHALGLLALGIMAKTLPRLPIKFSFICLQIGIFLFCGSLYLMSIGIPRIFGAITPIGGAFMILGWLVLAWNAFRYPK from the coding sequence ATGTGGATTGCTATCGCTGCACTCAATTTAACATTTGCTGTAATTTTAGGTGCCTTCGGTGCACATGGATTGAAATCATTTGCCACACCTGAGCAACTTGCATGGTGGCATACAGCAACTGACTACTTTTTCTATCATGCACTTGGGCTACTTGCCTTAGGTATCATGGCCAAAACCCTCCCGCGCCTCCCTATAAAATTCAGTTTTATTTGTCTACAAATTGGAATATTTTTATTCTGCGGCTCGCTCTACTTAATGAGTATAGGCATTCCTCGAATCTTTGGTGCAATTACCCCAATTGGAGGTGCATTTATGATTTTAGGCTGGCTGGTTTTAGCTTGGAATGCATTCCGATACCCTAAATAG
- the rpoH gene encoding RNA polymerase sigma factor RpoH, whose protein sequence is MRDSSNQLMPLSLSAPGVNLGAYISTVNQIPILTPEQEKELAERYFYDQDLDAAKMLVMSHLRFVVHIARSYAGYGLPQGDLIQEGNLGLMKAVKRFDPSMGVRLVSFAVHWIKAEIHEYVIRNWRIVKIATTKAQRKLFFNLRSLKKSSKKLTLAEAQLIADELNVTAEQVLEMEGRLTAYDAAFEAQGEDDDDGPSYVAPALYLEDNRYDPARLVENEDYETQSNTALHEAMDQLDDRSRTILQRRWLDDDKSTLHELAAEYNVSAERIRQLEKNAMEKIKVAMSSN, encoded by the coding sequence ATGCGTGACAGCAGCAATCAATTGATGCCCCTGTCCTTATCTGCGCCAGGCGTCAATCTTGGTGCTTATATTAGCACTGTCAATCAAATCCCTATTTTAACGCCCGAGCAAGAGAAAGAATTAGCCGAGCGTTATTTTTATGATCAAGATTTAGATGCGGCAAAGATGCTGGTAATGTCCCATCTCCGATTTGTGGTTCATATTGCGCGTAGTTATGCGGGTTATGGATTACCTCAAGGAGACCTCATTCAGGAAGGCAATCTAGGCTTAATGAAAGCCGTTAAACGCTTTGACCCAAGTATGGGAGTCAGATTGGTCTCATTTGCGGTGCATTGGATTAAAGCTGAAATTCATGAGTACGTCATTCGAAATTGGCGAATCGTTAAAATTGCAACCACCAAAGCACAGCGTAAATTATTTTTTAATTTACGTAGCCTAAAAAAATCGAGTAAAAAACTTACCCTTGCTGAAGCACAACTCATTGCAGATGAATTAAACGTAACAGCAGAGCAAGTACTCGAAATGGAGGGACGCCTGACGGCTTATGATGCTGCATTTGAAGCACAAGGTGAGGACGATGATGATGGTCCAAGTTATGTTGCTCCAGCGCTTTACCTCGAAGACAATCGCTATGACCCTGCGCGATTGGTTGAAAACGAGGATTATGAGACACAAAGCAACACAGCATTACATGAAGCGATGGATCAACTCGATGATCGCTCACGTACGATTTTACAACGTCGCTGGTTAGATGATGATAAATCGACGCTGCACGAACTTGCCGCAGAATATAATGTTTCAGCTGAACGCATCCGTCAGTTAGAAAAAAATGCGATGGAAAAAATTAAAGTCGCCATGTCCTCAAATTAA
- a CDS encoding sulfurtransferase TusA family protein, whose product MTQLIDINALGKPCPMPLLMLKRELKNAQPQQQFLLRSSDPHSEIDILRYCQINQISCHLSKTSTHEFHYLIES is encoded by the coding sequence ATGACTCAGCTCATTGATATCAACGCATTAGGTAAACCTTGCCCAATGCCATTGCTCATGTTGAAACGTGAACTTAAAAACGCACAACCTCAGCAACAATTCTTGCTACGCTCGTCTGATCCACATAGTGAGATTGATATTTTGCGCTACTGTCAAATCAATCAGATCAGCTGCCATTTAAGTAAGACTTCAACACACGAATTTCATTACCTCATTGAATCTTAA
- a CDS encoding cold-shock protein, with product MTAREQGVVKWFNDTKGFGFIQRSGGDDVFVHFRAIQGDGHRSLRDGQRVEFSVVQGQKGFQAEEVQPLD from the coding sequence ATGACAGCTCGCGAACAAGGCGTAGTGAAATGGTTTAACGACACTAAAGGCTTCGGCTTTATTCAACGTAGCGGTGGTGATGATGTATTTGTTCACTTCCGTGCGATCCAAGGTGATGGCCATCGTTCACTACGTGATGGTCAACGCGTTGAATTCAGTGTTGTGCAAGGTCAAAAAGGTTTTCAGGCTGAAGAAGTTCAACCTCTAGACTAA
- the rhlB gene encoding ATP-dependent RNA helicase RhlB yields the protein MSGFQTLNLHPQLKQAIDALGFKQMTPIQQKVLTYTLAGHDAIGRAQTGTGKTAAFLISIINDLLLNPITEQRYRGEPRALILAPTRELAIQIENDAKDFVKFTNLNVVTLVGGVDFDKQKKQLNENFVDILVATPGRLIDFTEQKEIWLDQIEFLVIDEADRLLDMGFIPSVKRIVRYSPRKEQRQTLMFSATFSYDVLNLAQQWLCEPVTVEIEPEKKTNEDVEQRVYVVAKQDKYKLLREILKDEPIEKVMIFANRRDQVRKLYENLKRDGYRVVMLSGEIAQDRRLKMLDQFKNGNHNLMIATDVAGRGIHVDGVSHVINFTLPEQSDDYVHRIGRTGRAGTQGVSISFLSEDDAFYLPEIEKAIGQKLPLTRLDGYC from the coding sequence ATGTCTGGTTTCCAAACCCTGAATTTACATCCGCAACTAAAGCAAGCGATTGATGCTCTAGGGTTTAAACAAATGACCCCAATCCAGCAGAAAGTGCTTACATATACACTTGCGGGCCACGATGCAATCGGGCGTGCTCAAACCGGAACTGGTAAAACTGCTGCATTTTTAATTAGTATTATCAATGATTTGTTACTTAATCCGATTACAGAACAACGTTATCGTGGTGAGCCACGTGCCTTAATTTTGGCACCAACACGTGAGTTGGCAATTCAGATTGAAAATGATGCTAAAGATTTTGTTAAATTTACCAATCTCAATGTCGTGACCTTGGTGGGTGGCGTTGATTTTGATAAGCAAAAAAAACAATTAAATGAAAATTTTGTCGATATCTTGGTCGCGACACCAGGACGTTTAATTGATTTTACTGAACAGAAAGAAATTTGGTTAGATCAGATTGAATTTCTGGTTATTGATGAAGCTGACCGTTTACTGGATATGGGATTTATTCCTTCAGTAAAACGTATTGTGCGTTATTCACCAAGAAAAGAGCAGCGCCAAACGCTGATGTTCTCTGCAACGTTTAGCTATGACGTACTTAACTTGGCACAACAATGGTTATGTGAGCCAGTGACTGTTGAAATTGAGCCAGAAAAGAAAACCAATGAAGATGTAGAACAACGTGTTTATGTCGTTGCAAAACAAGACAAATATAAGTTGTTGCGTGAAATCTTAAAAGATGAGCCGATTGAAAAAGTGATGATATTCGCCAATCGTCGTGATCAAGTGCGCAAACTTTATGAGAATTTAAAAAGAGATGGTTATCGTGTGGTCATGCTTTCGGGTGAAATTGCACAAGACCGTCGCTTGAAAATGCTAGATCAATTCAAGAATGGTAATCACAATTTAATGATTGCAACAGATGTGGCAGGACGTGGGATTCATGTTGATGGCGTTTCACACGTGATTAACTTTACTCTACCTGAGCAATCAGATGATTATGTGCATCGAATTGGTCGTACAGGTCGTGCTGGTACACAAGGAGTGAGCATAAGCTTCCTGTCAGAGGATGATGCGTTTTATTTGCCTGAAATTGAAAAAGCAATTGGGCAAAAATTACCACTGACGCGTTTAGATGGTTATTGCTAA